The Fragaria vesca subsp. vesca linkage group LG2, FraVesHawaii_1.0, whole genome shotgun sequence genome includes a window with the following:
- the LOC101308256 gene encoding putative nuclease HARBI1-like, with protein sequence MAPPKKSKKNKKDGKLKKCKSSSVAPVEPTAPDSEWWDSFWQKSSSKPGSSLWKDEEEGFKHFFRVSRKTFDYICSIVREDLVSRPPSGLINIEGRLLSVEKQVAIAMRRLASGESQVSVGAAFGVGQSTVSQVTWRFIEALEERAKHHLKWPDSNRMDEIKSKFEASFGLPNCCGAIDGTHIIMTLPTVQASDDWCDPEKNYSMLLQGTVDHELRFLDIVTGWPGGMTLSRLLKCSGLFKLCESGNRLNGNVRTSPEGEIREYVVGGICYPLLSWLITPYESSGLPASSVSAFNAAHESARSLAVRAFSQLKGTWRILSKVMWRPDKRKLPSIILVCCLLHNIIIDRGDILHPDVALSGHHDSGYGEQCCKQVDPSGRTMRENLVKHWQRSRKTAASD encoded by the exons ATGGCGCCTCCCAAGAAATCAAAGAAAAATAAGAAGGATGGTAAATTGAAGAAATGCAAGAGCTCAAGTGTGGCTCCAGTCGAGCCTACAGCTCCTGACTCTGAGTGGTGGGATAGTTTCTGGCAGAAGAGTTCTTCAAAACCAG GCTCTTCACTATGGAAAGATGAGGAAGAAGGATTTAAGCATTTCTTTAGGGTCTCTAGAAAAACTTTTGATTATATCTGTTCCATTGTAAGAGAAGACCTTGTGTCGAGGCCACCATCAGGGCTCATCAACATTGAAGGGAGGCTTCTTAGTGTTGAGAAACAGGTTGCAATTGCCATGAGAAGGTTGGCATCTGGTGAGTCTCAGGTCTCAGTGGGAGCTGCCTTTGGGGTTGGCCAGTCCACAGTTTCTCAGGTGACTTGGAGATTCATTGAAGCATTGGAAGAACGTGCAAAGCACCATCTCAAGTGGCCGGATTCCAATAGGATGGACGAAATTAAGTCTAAATTTGAAGCATCTTTTGGATTGCCCAATTGCTGTGGAGCCATTGACGGTACACACATAATAATGACACTTCCTACCGTTCAAGCATCAGATGATTGGTGTGACCCAGAGAAAAATTACAGCATGCTCTTGCAGGGAACTGTCGATCATGAGTTAAGGTTCCTTGATATTGTGACCGGTTGGCCTGGGGGCATGACACTATCTAGACTATTAAAGTGTTCAGGACTTTTCAAGCTCTGCGAAAGTGGAAACCGTTTAAATGGGAATGTTAGAACTTCACCTGAAGGAGAGATCAGAGAATATGTAGTTGGTGGGATTTGCTATCCTCTCCTCTCCTGGCTCATAACTCCTTATGAAAGCAGTGGCCTCCCGGCTTCTTCTGTTTCTGCTTTTAATGCCGCGCATGAGTCTGCAAGGTCTCTTGCAGTAAGGGCATTCTCTCAGTTAAAGGGCACTTGGAGAATCCTTAGCAAGGTTATGTGGAGACCAGATAAGCGGAAACTTCCAAGCATTATCTTGGTATGTTGTTTACTCCACAACATAATAATTGACCGTGGAGATATATTACACCCAGATGTTGCTTTATCTGGTCATCACGACTCGGGATATGGAGAACAATGCTGTAAGCAAGTTGATCCATCGGGGAGGACTATGAGGGAGAACTTAGTTAAACACTGGCAGCGTAGCAGGAAAACAGCTGCATCAGACTAA
- the LOC101308545 gene encoding uncharacterized protein LOC101308545, whose protein sequence is MEVLELYELSYSDLLLVSSNNVSLEELERVELSSKAIMEALGPMGPGLLSIIGVPKAAALRWNLLPLARKLALMDPNHRKLILKDHKLGSDVPLKNPDRKVSSFAMQIKYSNDIEDTRVNSEHELVSGFDNLGNGFRELGICMMELGLRLARICDRAIGGQELEQSLLESGTAKARLIHYHSVLEKTILVQEARPKKAVSSKRIRIGDEVKRSGGDDSSNLWQQWHYDYGIFTVLTAPLFVLASNAQASEEREEECAYPNGHTYLQIFDPSKKNVFMVKASPESFIIQVGESADIISRGKLCATLHSVARPPKFEHLSRETFVLFLQPAWNKTFSTEDYPMNQISGTSKEIKCDDESESRRITEEIQKIVPPLAMRLKNSMTFADFSRETTKQYYGGTGLQSNK, encoded by the exons ATGGAAGTCCTAGAACTCTATGAACTCAGCTACTCTGATCTCCTACTTGTGTCGTCAAATAATGTCTCACTGGAAGAGCTTGAAAGGGTGGAGTTATCTAGCAAAGCTATAATGGAAGCCCTAGGGCCCATGGGCCCAGGTCTGCTGTCCATCATCGGTGTCCCCAAAGCCGCCGCTCTCCGCTGGAACCTCCTCCCTCTGGCTCGGAAGCTAGCCCTTATGGACCCTAATCACCGCAAGCTTATTCTCAAG GATCACAAATTGGGGAGTGATGTGCCTTTGAAAAACCCAGATAGAAAAGTTTCATCTTTTGCTATGCAAATCAAATATTCAAATGATATTGAAGATACTCGTGTGAATTCAGAGCATGAATTAGTGAGTGGATTTGATAATCTTGGAAATGGGTTTAGGGAGTTGGGAATTTGCATGATGGAGCTTGGTCTTAGGTTAGCTAGAATTTGTGATAGAGCCATTGGTGGCCAAGAGCTTGAGCAGAGCTTATTGGAATCTGGCACTGCCAAAGCTCGGCTTATACATTATCATTCAGTTCTAGAGAAAACCATTCTGGTTCAGGAAGCTAGACCAAAAAAGGCCGTGAGTTCAAAGAGGATTCGGATTGGTGATGAAGTTAAACGGTCAGGTGGAGATGATTCTAGTAATCTGTGGCAACAATGGCATTATGATTATGGGATTTTCACTGTGTTGACAGCTCCATTGTTTGTATTGGCTTCTAATGCGCAAGCATCAGAAGAAAGGGAAGAAGAATGTGCTTACCCCAACGGGCATACTTATTTGCAAATATTTGATCCAAGCAAGAAAAATGTGTTCATGGTGAAGGCTTCTCCTGAGAGTTTTATCATTCAGGTTGGAGAGTCGGCTGATATCATATCGCGAGGAAAGCTTTGTGCCACCCTTCATTCGGTTGCTAGACCTCCCAAGTTTGAACATTTGAGCAGAGAAACTTTTGTTCTATTCTTGCAGCCTGCTTGGAACAAGACTTTCTCTACAGAAGATTATCCCATGAACCAGATCTCGGGGACATCTAAGGAGATAAAATGCGATGATGAGTCAGAAAGTCGTAGGATAACTGAAGAAATACAGAAAATTGTACCACCTCTGGCAATGCGATTGAAGAATAGCATGACATTTGCAGACTTCTCGCGCGAAACCACCAAACAATACTATGGTGGCACTGGTTTGCAGTCAAACAAATAA
- the LOC101305326 gene encoding sulfate transporter 3.1-like, translating into MGNVDYVYPSANVESSRRVAIPPPQPFITTLKNSLKETFFPDDPLRQFKNQPASRKLVLGIQYVFPIFEWAPRYTLDFLKSDLISGITIASLAIPQGISYAKLANLPPILGLYSSFIPPLVYAMMGSSRDLAVGTVAVASLLTASMLGAEVNATENPTLYLHLAFTATFFAGVFQALLGLLRLGFIVDFLSHATIVGFMAGAATVVCLQQLKGILGLEHFTKGTDIVSVMRSVFSQTHEWRWESGVLGCCFLFFLLTTRYFSQKKPKFFWISAMAPLTSVILGSVLVYLTHAEKHGVQVIGELKKGLNPLSFGDLLFVSPYLSTAFKTGVITAIIALAEGIAVGRSFSMFKNYHIDGNKEMIAFGMMNIAGSCTSCYLTTGPFSRSAVNYNSGCKTAMSNIVMAIAVMFTLLFLTPLFHYTPLVVLAAIIIAAMLGLIKYEEAIHLWKVDKFDFVVCMSAYFGVVFGSVEIGLVLAVALSIMRVLLFVARPKTFMLGNVPDSLAYRSMEQYTNASNIPGILILEIDAPIYFANSNYLRERIARWIDEEEDRVKAAGESSLQYVILNMAAVGNIDTSGISMLDEVKKIIDRRGLKLVLANPGSEVMKKMHKSELIEKIGREWIHLTVGEAVGACNFMLHTTKSDLVKEKSGAWDKV; encoded by the exons ATGGGAAACGTGGATTACGTGTACCCTTCGGCGAATGTGGAGTCGTCACGCCGGGTGGCGATTCCGCCGCCGCAGCCGTTCATCACGACGCTCAAGAACTCCCTGAAGGAGACGTTCTTCCCGGACGATCCTCTCAGGCAGTTCAAGAACCAACCTGCTTCGAGAAAACTAGTCCTCGGGATCCAGTATGTGTTCCCCATCTTTGAGTGGGCGCCGCGTTACACGCTGGACTTCCTCAAGTCCGATCTCATCTCCGGCATCACCATCGCCAGCCTCGCCATCCCTCAGGGCATCAGCTACGCCAAGCTCGCCAACTTGCCTCCTATTCTCGGTCTCT ATTCGAGCTTTATTCCACCATTGGTTTACGCCATGATGGGGAGCTCTAGAGATTTGGCTGTGGGAACGGTGGCCGTGGCTTCACTTCTCACGGCTTCAATGCTGGGAGCTGAGGTCAATGCTACTGAGAATCCCACTCTCTATCTTCACCTGGCTTTCACGGCGACCTTCTTCGCCGGAGTTTTCCAAGCTTTGTTGGGTTTGTTGAG GCTTGGGTTTATCGTGGATTTCTTATCACATGCAACCATAGTAGGGTTCATGGCGGGGGCAGCCACGGTGGTGTGTCTTCAACAACTCAAGGGTATTTTGGGGCTAGAACATTTTACTAAAGGAACAGATATCGTGTCAGTTATGCGCTCTGTCTTCAGCCAAACACATGAG TGGAGATGGGAAAGTGGGGTTTTGGGATGTTGTTTTCTCTTCTTTCTTCTCACCACCAGATACTTT AGTCAGAAAAAACCCAAGTTCTTCTGGATATCAGCCATGGCACCTCTGACATCGGTGATCTTGGGAAGCGTGCTGGTTTATCTCACTCATGCTGAGAAGCATGGAGTTCAAGTG ATAGGAGAGCTGAAGAAGGGGTTAAATCCTTTGTCTTTCGGGGATCTTCTGTTTGTGTCACCTTACCTGTCGACAGCTTTCAAGACCGGCGTCATCACCGCCATCATAGCTCTCGCC GAAGGAATAGCAGTAGGGAGAAGCTTTTCAATGTTCAAGAACTACCACATTGATGGAAACAAAGAGATGATTGCTTTTGGGATGATGAACATTGCGGGTTCCTGCACTTCTTGTTACCTTACTACAG GGCCCTTTTCTAGATCAGCGGTGAACTACAATTCAGGATGCAAAACAGCAATGTCGAACATTGTGATGGCAATTGCAGTAATGTTCACATTGTTGTTCCTCACACCATTGTTCCACTACACTCCACTTGTGGTGCTTGCAGCTATCATCATAGCTGCAATGCTCGGTCTTATAAAATACGAGGAAGCAATCCATCTCTGGAAGGTTGACAAGTTTGACTTCGTCGTCTGCATGAGTGCGTACTTCGGCGTTGTTTTTGGGAGTGTCGAAATTGGCCTTGTGTTAGCG GTTGCTCTATCAATAATGAGGGTACTGTTGTTTGTGGCAAGGCCTAAGACTTTCATGCTTGGAAACGTTCCAGATTCTTTGGCTTATAGAAGCATGGAACAGTACACAAATGCAAGCAATATTCCTGGAATCCTCATTCTTGAGATTGATGCTCCTATTTACTTTGCCAATTCCAACTACTTGAGAGAAAG GATTGCAAGGTGGATTGATGAAGAGGAAGATAGAGTAAAAGCCGCAGGGGAAAGTAGCTTACAATATGTCATATTGAACATGGCTG CTGTTGGTAACATAGACACAAGTGGAATAAGCATGCTTGATGAGGTCAAGAAGATCATTGATAGAAGGGGGCTTAAG CTCGTATTGGCAAACCCCGGGAGCGAGGTGATGAAGAAGATGCACAAGTCAGAGTTGATTGAGAAAATAGGTCGGGAGTGGATTCATTTGACTGTTGGAGAGGCTGTTGGAGCCTGCAATTTCATGCTTCACACCACCAAATCCGACCTCGTAAAAGAGAAATCTGGGGCATGGGATAAGGTCTAA
- the LOC101305620 gene encoding serine/threonine-protein kinase Nek2-like has protein sequence MDQYEILEQIGKGSFGSALLVRHKHEKKKYVLKKIRLARQTDRTRRSAHQEMELISTVQNPFIVEYKDSWVERGCFVCIVIGYCEGGDMAEAIKRAKNVYFTEEKICTWLVQLLMALDYLHANHILHRDVKCSNIFLTKDQDIRLGDFGLAKMLTSDDLASSVVGTPSYMCPELLADIPYGSKSDIWSLGCCIYEMAAHKPAFKAFDIQSLINKINKSIVAPLPTMYCGAFRGLVKSMLRKNPELRPSAAELLGHPLLQPYVHKIHLKLNNPRRNTLSGDWFHSSYEKKTRFIEPEAIPINYIREKRRSFSNDRNLNPSFSGTEQESPGSSVRDYDIIKSVATKLTVANTPRLTPTKVSTTPRRQLTQSKVSHISSKRDSLPVSHSPARKSSLSTRRVSLPLSTRANPFPTPYRANVGRLGNVESPDVSVNAPRMDKMAEFPLASSEDPFICMRDTSSTSAQCSSSSPDSINRSITKDKCMVQVVHRTYSKSNLIDDNHETVRNGSDCSEQNPTTGASSHSSSESRQNRFDTSSFQQRAEALEGLLEFSARLLQQERFDELGVLLKPFGPEKVSPRETAIWLTKSFKETTA, from the exons ATGGACCAGTATGAAATTCTGGAGCAGATTGGGAAAGGTTCTTTTGGTTCTGCGCTTCTTGTGAGGCATAAGCATGAAAAGAAGAA GTATGTGCTGAAGAAGATCCGTCTTGCTCGGCAAACTGATAGAACCCGCAGATCTGCTCACCAGGAG ATGGAGCTTATTTCCACTGTGCAGAATCCTTTTATTGTGGAGTACAAAGATTCCTGGGTTGAGAGG GGTTGCTTTGTTTGCATTGTGATAGGATACTGTGAAGGAGGAGACAT GGCAGAAGCTATAAAAAGGGCCAAGAACGTTTATTTTACTGAAGAG AAAATTTGTACATGGTTAGTACAACTCTTGATGGCGCTGGATTATTTGCATGCCAACCATATTCTTCATCGTGATGTCAAG TGTTCAAACATATTTTTGACAAAGGATCAAGACATACGTCTAG GTGATTTTGGTCTTGCTAAAATGTTGACTTCTGATGATCTAGCTTCCTCT GTTGTGGGAACCCCGAGTTATATGTGCCCTGAGCTTCTTGCTGACATACCATATGGTTCTAAGTCAGATATTTGGTCTCTAG GGTGCTGTATATATGAAATGGCCGCTCACAAGCCAGCATTTAAAGCCTTT GATATACAATCTCTCATCAACAAAATCAACAAGTCAATAGTGGCTCCACTTCCAACGATGTATTGTGGTGCATT TCGAGGTCTTGTTAAAAGCATGCTGCGCAAAAACCCAGAACTGAGACCAAGT GCTGCTGAGTTGCTTGGCCATCCCCTTCTTCAACCTTATGTTCATAAGATCCATCTAAAGTTAAATAACCCTCGAAGAAATACGCTCTCAGGTGACTGGTTTCACTCCAGTTATGAGAAGAAAACAAGATTCATTGAGCCTGAAGCTATCCCCATTAACTATATCAGAGAGAAAAGGCGGTCATTCAGCAATGACAGGAACTTAAACCCAAGTTTTTCCGGAACTGAACAAGAGTCTCCAGGTTCTAGTGTGAGAGATTATGACATCATAAAGTCAGTGGCGACAAAGTTGACTGTTGCCAATACTCCAAGATTGACACCAACAAAAGTTTCTACTACTCCCAGGAGACAATTAACACAGTCAAAAGTTTCTCACATCAGCTCAAAACGTGATTCA CTTCCAGTGTCGCATTCTCCGGCGAGGAAATCTTCCCTGTCAACACGAAGAGTATCTCTTCCATTATCAACAAGAGCTAATCCTTTCCCAACTCCATACAGAGCCAATGTTGGTCGACTGGGAAATGTGGAGTCACCCGATGTTTCTGTCAATGCCCCTCGAATGGACAAGATGGCTGAATTTCCCCTAGCCTCTTCTGAAGACCCATTCATTTGCATGCGTGATACTTCATCCACATCAGCACAATGCTCTTCTTCATCCCCAGACAGCATCAACCGTTCTATCACAAAGGACAAGTGCATGGTCCAGGTTGTTCACAGAACCTATTCCAAGTCCAATTTGATCGATGACAACCATGAAACTGTTCGAAATGGCAGTGACTGCTCCGAGCAGAATCCTACCACCGGTGCTTCAAGCCACTCTTCTTCTGAATCACGTCAAAACAGGTTCGACACCTCGTCGTTCCAGCAACGTGCAGAAGCATTGGAAGGGTTGCTTGAGTTCAGTGCACGCCTCCTACAACAAGAAAGGTTTGATGAGCTTGGTGTGCTTCTGAAGCCCTTTGGACCTGAGAAGGTTTCGCCCAGGGAAACCGCCATTTGGTTGACCAAGAGCTTCAAAGAGACGACAGCCTAG